From a region of the Arachis duranensis cultivar V14167 unplaced genomic scaffold, aradu.V14167.gnm2.J7QH unplaced_Scaffold_72105, whole genome shotgun sequence genome:
- the LOC107472386 gene encoding uncharacterized protein LOC107472386: MTTSKDVPEKLKEKDNQPHSSKEEVQGQQQVEKSITPPLPYPQRFHKEAKDQHFHKFLETLKKLEINIPLAEALEQMPLYARFLKELINKKRSWLEKETVLLTEECSAVLKKGISPKLKYPGSFVVACTIGKMTLDKAFCDLGATQPMVDTLAQKEQLQRYCRVGSIGQLSSKMPESLFTNATNAREQED, translated from the exons ATGACAACAAGCAAAGATGTCCCAGAGAAGCTCAAAGAGAAAGACAACCAACCACACAGTTCAAAGGAAGAAGTTCAAGGACAGcagcaagtggagaagagcaTTACACCTCCACTGCCGTATccccaaagattccacaaagaaGCAAAGGATCAGCACTTTCATAAGTTCCTTGAGACTTTGAAGAAGCTAGAGATCAACATTCCCTTGGCTGAGGCATTAGAGCAAATGCCTTTGTATGCCAGGTTCTTAAAGGAGcttatcaacaagaaaagaagttggCTAGAGAAGGAGACTGTGttgctcactgaagaatgtagcgcTGTGCTTAAAAAGGGAATCTCACCAAAGCTTAAAtatccagggagttttgtagtTGCTTGCACCATAGGAAAAATGACATTAGACAAGGCTttttgtgatcttggagcta CTCAGCCTATGGTGGACACTTTGGCCCAGAAAGAACAGCTGCAAAGATACTGCAGAGTgggttctattggccaactatcttcaaagatgccagaGAGTTTGTTCACCAATGCAACGAATGCCAGAGAGCAGGAGGATTGa